Sequence from the Metasolibacillus fluoroglycofenilyticus genome:
ACAATTCTGACAATTCACTACAATTTAGGGTACTAACAAAATTTGTTAGTGCCTTATTTTCATTGCTATCCCCCTTCTCATAACAGTGACGATTGTGCATATACTAGACTAGCATCGTGCTAGTAGGGGGGACGCTTTGGAAATTATTCAAGGAATTTTATCTATATATATGCAATTTTTCGACTGGAATATGTGGAAGGACGTTTTAACGGACCCTGTATCATGGGGATTAATATCTACACTCATTATTATTGAAGGTTTACTCTCAGCAGATAATGCGCTTGTCTTGGCGGTGTTAGTGAAGCATTTGCCGAACAAGCAACGGAAGCGAGCATTGATGTATGGGATGATGGGTGCTTATTTTTTTCGATTTTTATTTATAGGCATTGGCGTTTATTTAGTGGAATTTTGGTTTATCAAATTGCTAGGTGCCTTGTATTTGGGGTGGCTGTGTGTTGCTCATTTCGCTCAAATAGGGCAAGAAGACAGTGTCAAAGAGGTTAAAAAATCAGGGTTATTAGTTCGCATTTTCGGAAGCTTTTGGGCGACTGTCATTATGATAGAGTTAATGGATATCGCTTTTTCACTTGATGCCATATTTGCTGCGTTTGCAATATCCAGTGAAGTTTGGATATTAATGATTGGAGGAATGTTAGGCATTTTAATGATGAGAACAATTGCGGGTTTATTTTTAACCGTCATTGAAAAAATACCTGAATTAGAAGAAGCAGCCTTTCTCATTATTGGCATCGTTGCACTAAAAATGCTCGTTAGTATAATTGGCATACATGTTCCACACCATATGTTTTTCCTTGTTTTAATCATTGTCTTTATCATTACTTTCGTAATTCATTTTAAAAAGAAGCTTAGGGTGGCTTAATCTTTCATTTTTATCTTTCCTGAAATTAATCCATGTTTACACTGTGTCGAACAAAATAGCATTTTACTCATATAATATGGAGGAAAAATGGATTAGCAGTTTCGAGGAGGATTCGATGCAGTGGATTACTATCATTCTTGTAGGTATAGCAGTAAATTTAGATAATTTGGGGATAAGCCTAGCATATGGAATGAAACGAATAAAAATCCCTCTAGTATCAAACGCTACAATTGCGATATTGTCCATGATTATAACATATGTAGCAGTCACAGTCGGTGTAGCATTGATTGACTATATTTCAGTATATCTAGCCAATTTGTTAGGCAGCCTTTTATTATGTGTTATTGGCGTATGGACATTGTTATCACATCGATTGATTAAAACAAATCGTGTGAAATCATTTGATAAAGATAAAAATTCCATCCTTTCTTTAAAAGAAGCGATTCCCTTAGGGTTTGTGCTCTCTGCCAATTGCTTAGCTACAGGTATCGCAATTGGTGCAAATGACATTTCGACAATATGGATGGTCATTTCCATTGGTGTTTTTTCCTTTATTACAGTAGCTATTGGTAGCCATTTTGGTATTTTATTAACCAAAACATTTATCGGACAGTACTCTACAGCTATTTCAGGCTGGTTACTTATCGCGATTG
This genomic interval carries:
- a CDS encoding manganese efflux pump MntP family protein, with amino-acid sequence MEEKWISSFEEDSMQWITIILVGIAVNLDNLGISLAYGMKRIKIPLVSNATIAILSMIITYVAVTVGVALIDYISVYLANLLGSLLLCVIGVWTLLSHRLIKTNRVKSFDKDKNSILSLKEAIPLGFVLSANCLATGIAIGANDISTIWMVISIGVFSFITVAIGSHFGILLTKTFIGQYSTAISGWLLIAIGIFEIFA
- a CDS encoding DUF475 domain-containing protein, with the translated sequence MEIIQGILSIYMQFFDWNMWKDVLTDPVSWGLISTLIIIEGLLSADNALVLAVLVKHLPNKQRKRALMYGMMGAYFFRFLFIGIGVYLVEFWFIKLLGALYLGWLCVAHFAQIGQEDSVKEVKKSGLLVRIFGSFWATVIMIELMDIAFSLDAIFAAFAISSEVWILMIGGMLGILMMRTIAGLFLTVIEKIPELEEAAFLIIGIVALKMLVSIIGIHVPHHMFFLVLIIVFIITFVIHFKKKLRVA